In the Mya arenaria isolate MELC-2E11 chromosome 11, ASM2691426v1 genome, one interval contains:
- the LOC128209478 gene encoding galactose-binding lectin-like: MSETFLIKHRSNGKFFHPKGGESNPGNGTSVVLHSDIHANMHWRFRKETDYWGYIEHVASGKCIHPKDGSLTPGNGTRLVVHSDRHYGALFALDGKNDHVIHKGGRYAHPDGGRPDPGNGTTVVLHSDIHDAMRFQFVSPQDPSKEILVYGSPNVIGKWEIINAVINPKAEHKSTISVKIGKSKTESTTSTFEYKWESSFGVEIKAITASVSQSVRFMIEKTSSETWTEEKTRTKEITVSPGNTVVTWQYKFAVEQNDSRALFQSNLLADTDSETTVPREFKYSV, encoded by the exons ATGTCTGAGACGTTCCTCATCAAACACCGGTCAAATGGGAAGTTTTTCCATCCAAAGGGTGGAGAGAGCAACCCTGGCAATGGCACAAGTGTCGTTCTCCACAGCGACATACACGCCAACATGCACTGGCGCTTTCGCAAAGAAACGGACTACTGGGGCTACATCGAACACGTCGCCAGTGGCAAGTGCATCCATCCGAAGGACGGCAGTCTGACTCCCGGGAACGGAACTAGACTGGTCGTCCACAGTGACCGCCACTATGGCGCACTTTTTGCTCTCGATGGCAAAAACGATCACGTTATTCACAAGGGCGGCAG ATATGCGCATCCAGATGGTGGACGTCCTGACCCCGGTAATGGAACTACTGTCGTCCTCCATTCTGACATACACGATGCCATGCGCTTCCAGTTTGTGTCACCACAAGACCCTAGTAAAGAGATCCTTGTGTACGGCAGCCCAAACGTCATCGGGAAGTGGGAGATAATCAATGCCGTTATCAACCCGAAGGCCGAGCATAAGAGTACAATATCTGTCAAGATTGGCAAGTCCAAGACGGAAAGCACGACTTCTACGTTTGAATACAAATGGGAGTCTTCATTCGGCGTGGAGATTAAGGCAATCACAGCCTCCGTGAGTCAATCGGTGAGGTTTATGATTGAGAAAACTTCGTCTGAAACATGGACAGAggaaaaaacaagaacaaaggAGATTACCG TGTCACCTGGAAACACCGTCGTAACCTGGCAGTACAAGTTCGCCGTGGAGCAGAATGATTCACGTGCCCTGTTCCAGAGTAATCTATTGGCTGACACCGACAGCGAGACCACTGTTCCACGTGAATTCAAATACAGCGTCTAA